The genomic region GGGTGCAAGCACCACCAAAGGCTTATTCCTATGGGGTCCAGTTCGAAGGCGTCGGGAATGGCAGAAACGTTAGGCGCAAGCAAAAACATCTGATATATATAATTTTGTAAAATAACCGAATTAAGGAGATGAGAAAAGGATGGTGAATGAGAAATTACTAAATGATATACTTAATAAAATGGTTGACAAGAAAAGGATTTTTAGTGCTGTTCTGTGCGTGGAGAATAGCGACAAGAGTTTTTCTTGGACCGGGGCAGTGGGTAATATGGAAAAGGACAGTAGATTTTTTATTGCAAGTGTTACTAAACTGTATGTAACAGCAGTAGTGATGCAACTTATTGAGGAGAATCGTATAGCATTAAGTGATAAAATATCAAAATATTTACCAGATCACTTTTGTGAGGGACTTCATGTCTTAAAGGGCGTCGACTATTCGAATGAGATTACTATTGCTCATTTGATTTCTAATACATCGGGTTTGCCTGACTATTTTTATCATAAGCAAGATAATGGTAGAACCGCTGCTGACGAACTGATGGAGGGTCATGATGAAGCCTGGCATTTGGATAAAACAATTGATTTAATAAAGGAGCTTAAACCCAATTTTAAGCCAGGGGCTAAGGGGAAAGCAGCGTATTCTGATTCGAACTACCAGCTTCTAGGTAGAATCATAGAAAATGTGACAGGGCAAAATATCGGTGAAGTTTTTCATGACTATATATTTTCTAAATTGGATTTGCCTAACACCTATGCATATAGTGATGTTAACGATAATACACCCGTACCTTTTTACTATAAATCTCAACAGTTATGGCTACCTCAATACATAGCATCAGTAACAGTTGAAGGTGGAATTGTTTCAACAGCTGATGAGGTAATGATCTTTTTAAAAGAATTTTTTAATGGGCGATTCTT from Serpentinicella alkaliphila harbors:
- a CDS encoding serine hydrolase domain-containing protein — its product is MVNEKLLNDILNKMVDKKRIFSAVLCVENSDKSFSWTGAVGNMEKDSRFFIASVTKLYVTAVVMQLIEENRIALSDKISKYLPDHFCEGLHVLKGVDYSNEITIAHLISNTSGLPDYFYHKQDNGRTAADELMEGHDEAWHLDKTIDLIKELKPNFKPGAKGKAAYSDSNYQLLGRIIENVTGQNIGEVFHDYIFSKLDLPNTYAYSDVNDNTPVPFYYKSQQLWLPQYIASVTVEGGIVSTADEVMIFLKEFFNGRFFPKERINNLKQWNFILPPPGLFQFGIGLEKLWAPRIVSPLKPIKEIVGFWGQTGSFAFYNPQTDLYFCGTTNQINGQGHRLAGNAMMKIIKSVL